The following nucleotide sequence is from Deltaproteobacteria bacterium.
AGTGACCCAGATAAAAGGTGACGGCGAGACGCATCCATACCTGTCGTCCACCGATGAGTTCGCAGACTACGAAACCTGGGACAAAGGCAACCTCGACCTCACGGTGCTCAAGAAGCCCGACATGTTGAATGGTGAATATGCTCGCGAGGCACTAAAGAACGGCCTCGTCCTCGAGAAGAAGCTCGGCACCAATCCTTACAAGTTCGGCATGGTTGGTGCGACAGACAGCCATACCGGCCTGGCCACGGCTGAGGAGGAGAACTTTTTCGGGAAATCCACCAGCGTTGAACCTTCCGCAACTCGGATAACGCATCCCTTTATCAAATCGAAACTCGGAGCCATAGAAGGTTATGAGATTGTTGCCTCCGGCTACCAGGGTGTGTGGGCAAACGAGAACACGCGCGAGGCGATCTTTGACGCTATGGAGCGAAAGGAGACCTACGCCACCACCGGCCCGCGCATCCCGGTGCGCTTCTTCGGTGGCTGGGAGTTTACCGACGATGACCTGCGCAGCCGCGCACCTGCTTTCCACGGCTATGAGAAGGGCGTGCCCATGGGTGGAGATTTAACGAAGGCCCCCGAGGGCAAGGCGCCGACGTTTATGGCCTATGCCCTGCGCGATCCCATAGGCGCAAATCTCGACCGCATTCAAATCATCAAGGGTTGGCTCGACAAGGATGGCAAGACCCACGAGCGCATTTATGATGTTGCCGTTTCTGACGGCCGTAAAATTGGACCGGACGGCCGCTGCAAAACACCGGTGGGTAACACCGTCGACCTGGAGGCCGCGAACTGGACCAACACCATCGGGGCCTCCGAACTCGCCGCGGTCTGGACCGACCCGGATTTCGATCCGAATGAAAAAGCCTTCTACTATGCGCGCGTGATCGAGATCCCGACACCACGCTGGGTGCTGTATGACAAGGTCCGCCTGGGCGCCGAGGTTCCGAAGGGGACGAAATTGATCCATCAGGAACGCGCCTATACATCGCCAATTTGGTACACGCCCTGAATTTATGCGTATACAGCTGGTGAAGGGTACGCCGGGCAAGGAATTGTTCTTAGGAAAAAATAGGAGGAAAGTTTGATGGTAAAGAAAAAGCCCAATGTGAGCATCTTTTTGTTGGTCACACTTTTGGTGGTCGTCTGGTCCTGCACCCGGGTGGATGAGCCGAAGGAGAAAGCCCCAGCGGAAAAGGCTGCTCCTGCCGAAGCCGAAAAACCGGCCGTCGAAGGAGAGAAAAAGGCGGAACCGACCATTGCGGGTGAGGTGCGGCACACCAAACTCTACTGGGGCGACACGCACCTTCACACTTCATACTCTCCCGATGCATACCTGATGCAGAACCGGAGTGCGGACCCTGACACGGCTTACCGCTATGCCAAGGGCTTCCCCGTCATACATCCATATCACAAGGCGAGAATCCAGATTCATACCTCCCTCGATTTCCTCGTGGTATCGGATCACGGCGAGTATATGGGTGTGGTACCCAAGATCCTGCAGGGCGATCCCCTCGTGGCCAACACCGAGGCGGGGAAACGTTTCAGGAAACTGGCCGATGAGGGGAGGGAGTTCGAGGCTTTTGCCGAATTGATCGCCCAGGTCAATGCCGGGGTCCCCGACACTGACTTCAACTCACCGGAGATCAACCGCACGGTCTGGGGGGAGATCATGGACGCTGCGGAGCGGCACAATGAACCGGGGAAGTTCACCGCCTTCCTGGGGTGGGAATGGTCCTCCACGCCGAACGGAGCGAACCTTCACCGGGTTATCTTCATGCGCGAGGGGAAAGACAAAGGCAAAATGTTCATCCCTTACACCTCCTTCGACAGCACCAAGCCCGAAAAGTTGTGGAAGTGGCTGGAGACGACCTCTGAAAAGGCGGGGGCAAACTTTCTCGCCATCCCTCACAATTCCAATATCAGCAAGGGACTCATGTTCCCTCTCATGGACAGCGAGGGAAATCCCATCACGAAGGAGTACGGGGAAACCCGCATGCGCTGGGAGCCGGTGGTGGAGATGACCCAGATAAAGGGGGATTCGGAGACCCATTCGAGCCTTACGCCTACCGACGAATTTGCTGATTATGAGACCTACGAGCATGTTATCGCCGTCGGTGAGCACGCAGGGACACCCAAAGCGGATGAGGGCGACTACGCCCGGTCAGCCCTGAAGCGGGGCCTGAAGATCGAAGGGGATACCGGAGCAAACCCCTACAAGTTCGGCATGATCGGTTCAACAGATTCACACTCGGGAATGGCATCCGCGGAAGAGGACAATTTCCACGGCAAGTTTGCTCTCGACTCCACCCCTGAGACGAGCAGCAGAGAGGTGATTCCCGGGGCCAGGGGCTTTGACATGAGCGCTGCCGGTCTGGTAGCGGTGTGGGCGGAAGAGAACACGCGGGAGTCACTCTTCGACGCATTCCAACGCAAGGAGGTATACGCGACCACGGGGCCGCGGATCCAGGTCCGCTTCTTCGGCGGCTGGGATTACACGCCGGAAGATGCAGAAGTTGCGGACCCGGCCGAGACCGGCTACCGGAAAGGCGTACCCATGGGGGGCGACCTGACCGCCGCGCCCGAAGGCAAGAAGCCCACGTTCCTCATCAGTGCCATGAAGGATCCAAACGGGGCAAACCTGGACAGAGTTCAGGTCATCAAGGGGTGGGTAGACAAGGATGGGAACCTCCAGGAGAAGATCTACGACGCCGCCCTGTCAGGCGGACGGAAGGCCGGGAAGGATGGAAAAGCCCCCCCTGTGGGGAACACGGTGGACCAGGAGACCGCTACTTACACAAATTCCATCGGTGATGCCGGTCTGGCCGTGGTTTGGACCGATCCCGACTTCGATCCGGGAGTGCGCGCATTCTACTACGTGCGGGTGCTGCAGATCCCCACGCCGCGCCATTCCCTCTACGATGCTATAGCCCTGGGTATGGACCCGAAGGAAACCGGCCATCCGGCTACCATACAGGAGCGGGCGTACACCAGCCCGATCTGGTACACGCCCTGAACGCAGAAGTTTCACTTTTTACGGAGGCACATTGCACAGAAAGGATCAGAAGATGCCGCATGAGGGGAAAAGGACGATGAAAAAACGGTTTGCATTGATACTGCTTGTTTCGGCGATTGTTGCGTGGTCCACGGCGGCAACGGCCGGCGCCGAAGAAGCCCTTACGGTGACCTCTTTAGAAGAGCAGGGAAAGGATCCTCTCGGCGACACGGCGCTCCGTGCGCTGGTCTTCGGGAAGACGCTGGTTGTGCGGAACAGGGCCACGGGTGAGCTGTTCGAGGCGACCTACAGCGTGAACGGCCAGCGGATATTGAGGCGTCTCGATGAGGGGCAGATTCAGAAATCCGCCGTGTACGCCTTCCACGGCGGTTCCGTATCCGAGGGCGTGGCGCCCTATGAAATACGCAACAGCCGTGTCATCACCACCTTCGGGGGGAAGACATTCGAGGCGCGTGTCTTTCTCGTCGATGGGAAATATGTCGCTTCCCGCAGCGATGAGGGGGGGGCCGTCAACTGGGAAGTGGTGGAGTCACGCCCTGCAAAGGCGGAAGGGGAGGCTTTGACGACATCGTCACTCAAGGGCCGCGGCGTTTTGCCGCTTGAAAACGGCGCGCTGCGTGAGCTAATCGTCGGTAAGACGCTGGTGGTGAAAAACAACGCCACGGGGGAGCTGTACGAGGCAACCTACTCGGCCGACGGAAAAAGGCGTGTCCGCAATGTAACGCAAGAGCGCCTTCACCATTTATCCTATCAGGCATTTCACGGTGGATCCGTCCCCGAGGGGATCGCGCCCTATGAGATTCGGAACGGGAAGATCGTAACGACCTTCGATGGGAATACCTTCGAGGTGACGGTTTACAACATCGATGGAAAGTACGTCGGAGCCCGCAGCGGCGAGGGAGGCGCCGTCAACTGGGAAGTGATAGAGAAACGTGACTGAAGGGTCGCCACACCCGAAAAGGACAGTAAAATATTACATTTTCCTCCAAACTTGGATAGGATAATAAAATCGGGAAGTTTTCGCCATCTTGTCTTCGGGAATACAGGAGCGATGAGATTTCCATGCGGGTAAAGGATCTAGGGTGTAACGTATTTTTACCCGGAGAAAGAGAAGTCCCGAGGGGCCATCGTCAATGAAAGGAGGGTCAATGTGCCTGAGCGGGCTGATGGAGGAGTGACCATAACCCGGGATCGCTTTGATGCGGTCCTCTTCGATCTGGACGGTGTGCTCACGGCAACTGCGAAGATTCACGCAGCCTGCTGGAAGAGGGCTTTCGACGAATTTCTCCGCAGCAGGAGCGGCGTGGAAAAAGAGGCCTTCGAGCCTTTCGACATCGCCACCGATTACGTGCGGTACGTTGACGGAAAGCTCCGGTACGACGGTGTTCGTGGCTTCCTCGAGTCTAGAGGTATCCATCTTCCCGAGGGTGACCCCGCCGAGCCCCCGAACTTCGATACCATCTGCGGCGTGGGAAATCTCAAGGAGAAGATGGTCAGGGAGGCCCTCGAAACGGAAGGGGTCGAAGTCTTCGACGGCAGCGTTGCCCTCGTGCGCACGCTGAGGGAGAAGGGCATAAAAACGGCCGTGGTCTCGGCGAGCAAGAACTGCCGGGCCGTTCTTCAGGCTGCAGGCATCGAGGATCTCTTCGAGGCCCGTGTAGATGGAGTCGTTGCCGAGCAGTTGAGCCTGCCCGGCAAACCGGCACCCGACACGTACCTGAAGGCGGCGGAGATGCTCGGGGTCGAACCGGGCCGGGCTGTGGTTGTGGAAGATGCCATTTCCGGGGTCCAGGCAGGGAGGGATGGCGGCTTCGGTCTCGTAATCGGAGTAGACCGGAAGGGGGATGCCGGGCTTTTGCGTGAGCACGGCGCCGACTTGGTGGTTGTCGACCTGGGGGAACTTGTCCAGTGAGGCAACTGGGCGACGGAGAACTTCCGGCATGATTGAGACACGGTGCCGGGTCTATTCTGATGTTCGAAAAAAAATGCCGACCCATGGAACAATTTGGGAGGTGATAGGTCCATGATCCACCGCGAGCGTATCGTCCCACCGCGCCATGTATACTCAGGCGACGAGTGGAGTTTCGTGGAGAAGAAATTCTACCCCCGATTTCTCCCTCAGATGGAGACGGTTTTCTCTATTGGAAACGGGTACATAGGCATGCGCGGGAACTTTGAGGAGGGCTCCCCCGCACACCTTGCAGGTACCTACGTCAACGGTTTTTACGAGTCCTGGCCCATCGTGTACGGTGAAGAGGCTTACGGGTTCGCCAAGCACGGCCAGACCATGCTGAACGTGCCGGACGCCAAGATCATAAAGCTCTTCGTCGATGATGAGCCCTTTTACCTTCCCACGGCAAACCTGCTCGCCTTCGAGCGCAGCCTGAACATGAAGGAGGGCGCCCTGGACCGCGAGATCCTCTGGGAGACACCCTCTGGAAAGCACATCTCCATTAAATCCCGCCGGCTCGTGTCGTTCAAGCACCGCCACCTTGCGGCAATCTCCTACCGGGTAACGGTGAAAAACGCAAATGTACCGGTCGTCATATCTTCGGAAGTGATCGACCACCTGATCGGCGTGGAGAGCGAGTTCGACCCGCGGAAGGCCCAGATATTAGAGAAAAGGGTTCTCATCAATGATTCCACAACCATCGACGATCACCGCATCCTCCTCGGATACAGAACGGAGAACAGCGGGATGACCCTCGCCTGCGGGGTCGATCACGAAATGAGGACCGACTGCGCCTATACCACTGCAGGTGAGAAGAGCGAAGACGGGGGTAAAATCGTTTTTTCCATAGAGGCGAAGGCCGGCGTTCCCATCGGCCTTACGAAGTACATCACCTACCACACGTCGAGGAGGGTGCCCTCTGCAGAGCTGGTGAGCCGTGCAGGGAGGACCCTGGACCGTGCCCGCGGGCAGGGGTTCGAGAGTATCCTGAAGGAACAGCGGGGGTTCCTCGATGATTTCTGGGAAAAGGGCGATGTCCGGGTCGAGGCCAGCCCGAAGGCGCCCCGCGGGACCAGGGAGATTCAGCAGGCAATCCGCTTCAATCTGTTTCACGTGATGCAGGCTGCGGCGAGGGCGGAGGGCACGGGAATTCCGGCCAAAGGTCTCACCGGCCAGGCCTACGAGGGGCACTACTTCTGGGATATAGAGGTCTATGTGCTCCCCTTCCTCATTTACACGGCCCCCCGCATCGCCAGGAACCTGCTGAAGCTTCGCCACAGTATGCTGGATAAGGCGAGGAACCGGGCCCGCGAGGTCAATCAGACGGGAGCACTTTTTCCCTGGCGGACCATCAACGGGGACGAGGCTTCTGCCTACTATGCCGCCGGCACCGCACAGTACCACATCAACGCCGACATCATGTACGCCCTGAAAAAGTACGTCGAGGTTACCGGCGATTACGAGTTTCTCCACGACAGCGGTTCCGAGATGCTCGTTGAAACCGCCAGGCTCTGGAGGGATCTGGGGCATTTCAACGCCAAGAAAGCAGGAAAGTTCTGCATCAACGGCGTGACGGGGCCAGACGAATACAACACGGTTGTCGACAACAACGCCTTTACCAACCTCATGGCCCGGGAGAACCTGCGGTACGCGGCGGAGACTGTGGAGCTGCTCAAGAGAGAGAAGCCGGATAAATTGGCCGTCCTGGTGGACAGGACGGGCCTCGATCTCTCTGAAGTGGAAGAGTGGAAAAAGGCGGCCGATATGATGTACATCCCGTACGATGAAGAAAGGGGAATTCACCTGCAGGACGACAGCTTCCAGAACAAAGAGCGGTGGGACTTCGAAAACACACCCCGGGAAAAGTATCCCCTCCTCCTGCATTATCACCCCCTCGTCATCTATCGATATCGGGTGATAAAACAGGCCGATATGGTCCTTGCCATGTTTCTGCTGGGAAATGAATTCACCCTGGAGGAGAAAAAGCGGAACTTCGACTACTACGACGACCTCACCACGGGCGACTCCTCCCTGTCCGTGTGCATTCAGAGTATCGTGGCCGCCGAGGTCGGCGACATGGAGAAGTCCCTGGAATACGCCCGGTATGCCCTCCTGATGGACCTGGCCGACGTGGGGGGCAACGTGGCCGACGGATGCCACATCGCTTCCATGGGCGGAACCTGGATGATACTGGTTTACGGGCTGGCAGGGATGCGCGACTACGGTGGGAGAATTTCATTCAAACCGAGATTGTATGACAGGATAGACAGGCTGCGCTTTCATCTCACGATTCGCGGCCAGACCCTCGGTGTTGATATCGATCGTGATTTTGCAACCTACACCCTCGTTGATGGGGACGGGTTGTCCATTTTTCACGAAGACAGGGAAATCCGCCTCTCACCAGACCAGCCGGCAGCGAAGAGACCCCTCTCCGGGCCGGCGAATGTGTAAGGGAGAACTATCTGTGTCCCTGCCATCGAACAAGACCAAGATTATCTGCACCATCGGGCCCGTGTCTGAATCGCCGGAAGCCATCGAAAAACTGATTCTCGCGGGGATGGACGTTGCCCGTCTCAACTTCTCTCACGGCGACTTGAAGACCCATGAGGAGAGAATCGGCAGAATACGGGACGTTGCACGGAAGACGGGAAAGCGCGTGGCGATCATGGTCGATCTCCCGGGACCCAAGATCCGCATCGGAGAGTTTGCCGAGGAGCCGGTCGACCTGAGAAGTGGAGAAAGCTTCCTCCTCACCACCGAGGATATAGTCGGGG
It contains:
- a CDS encoding DUF3604 domain-containing protein; translated protein: MVKKKPNVSIFLLVTLLVVVWSCTRVDEPKEKAPAEKAAPAEAEKPAVEGEKKAEPTIAGEVRHTKLYWGDTHLHTSYSPDAYLMQNRSADPDTAYRYAKGFPVIHPYHKARIQIHTSLDFLVVSDHGEYMGVVPKILQGDPLVANTEAGKRFRKLADEGREFEAFAELIAQVNAGVPDTDFNSPEINRTVWGEIMDAAERHNEPGKFTAFLGWEWSSTPNGANLHRVIFMREGKDKGKMFIPYTSFDSTKPEKLWKWLETTSEKAGANFLAIPHNSNISKGLMFPLMDSEGNPITKEYGETRMRWEPVVEMTQIKGDSETHSSLTPTDEFADYETYEHVIAVGEHAGTPKADEGDYARSALKRGLKIEGDTGANPYKFGMIGSTDSHSGMASAEEDNFHGKFALDSTPETSSREVIPGARGFDMSAAGLVAVWAEENTRESLFDAFQRKEVYATTGPRIQVRFFGGWDYTPEDAEVADPAETGYRKGVPMGGDLTAAPEGKKPTFLISAMKDPNGANLDRVQVIKGWVDKDGNLQEKIYDAALSGGRKAGKDGKAPPVGNTVDQETATYTNSIGDAGLAVVWTDPDFDPGVRAFYYVRVLQIPTPRHSLYDAIALGMDPKETGHPATIQERAYTSPIWYTP
- a CDS encoding beta-phosphoglucomutase family hydrolase, which codes for MTITRDRFDAVLFDLDGVLTATAKIHAACWKRAFDEFLRSRSGVEKEAFEPFDIATDYVRYVDGKLRYDGVRGFLESRGIHLPEGDPAEPPNFDTICGVGNLKEKMVREALETEGVEVFDGSVALVRTLREKGIKTAVVSASKNCRAVLQAAGIEDLFEARVDGVVAEQLSLPGKPAPDTYLKAAEMLGVEPGRAVVVEDAISGVQAGRDGGFGLVIGVDRKGDAGLLREHGADLVVVDLGELVQ
- a CDS encoding glycoside hydrolase family 65 protein; protein product: MIHRERIVPPRHVYSGDEWSFVEKKFYPRFLPQMETVFSIGNGYIGMRGNFEEGSPAHLAGTYVNGFYESWPIVYGEEAYGFAKHGQTMLNVPDAKIIKLFVDDEPFYLPTANLLAFERSLNMKEGALDREILWETPSGKHISIKSRRLVSFKHRHLAAISYRVTVKNANVPVVISSEVIDHLIGVESEFDPRKAQILEKRVLINDSTTIDDHRILLGYRTENSGMTLACGVDHEMRTDCAYTTAGEKSEDGGKIVFSIEAKAGVPIGLTKYITYHTSRRVPSAELVSRAGRTLDRARGQGFESILKEQRGFLDDFWEKGDVRVEASPKAPRGTREIQQAIRFNLFHVMQAAARAEGTGIPAKGLTGQAYEGHYFWDIEVYVLPFLIYTAPRIARNLLKLRHSMLDKARNRAREVNQTGALFPWRTINGDEASAYYAAGTAQYHINADIMYALKKYVEVTGDYEFLHDSGSEMLVETARLWRDLGHFNAKKAGKFCINGVTGPDEYNTVVDNNAFTNLMARENLRYAAETVELLKREKPDKLAVLVDRTGLDLSEVEEWKKAADMMYIPYDEERGIHLQDDSFQNKERWDFENTPREKYPLLLHYHPLVIYRYRVIKQADMVLAMFLLGNEFTLEEKKRNFDYYDDLTTGDSSLSVCIQSIVAAEVGDMEKSLEYARYALLMDLADVGGNVADGCHIASMGGTWMILVYGLAGMRDYGGRISFKPRLYDRIDRLRFHLTIRGQTLGVDIDRDFATYTLVDGDGLSIFHEDREIRLSPDQPAAKRPLSGPANV
- a CDS encoding DUF3604 domain-containing protein — its product is MIEKLCKSFLAVVAITALTLPGVALAQDIGSPDPEVIKGLYPGKTYSPYAQRSFPSRVYWGETHLHTGVSLDAGLFGNILGHEDAYRFARGEEIKSSTGLPVKLARPLDWIVITDHSDMMGIAFDIQKGTPNILAVPKGKEWHEGFKKGGEAAGKAAFDLITHFAQMKIPEKLLEDYSPGSKIYNGVWEDITKTADRFNDPGRFTALIGFEWTSVPKGNNLHRNVILRDDGGRARQVIPLTTMPPLGSQDPLDLYKWLADYENKTGGQALALAHNGNLSNGWMFPMVDTYAGGKVDKNYVELRAMWEPLYEVTQIKGDGETHPYLSSTDEFADYETWDKGNLDLTVLKKPDMLNGEYAREALKNGLVLEKKLGTNPYKFGMVGATDSHTGLATAEEENFFGKSTSVEPSATRITHPFIKSKLGAIEGYEIVASGYQGVWANENTREAIFDAMERKETYATTGPRIPVRFFGGWEFTDDDLRSRAPAFHGYEKGVPMGGDLTKAPEGKAPTFMAYALRDPIGANLDRIQIIKGWLDKDGKTHERIYDVAVSDGRKIGPDGRCKTPVGNTVDLEAANWTNTIGASELAAVWTDPDFDPNEKAFYYARVIEIPTPRWVLYDKVRLGAEVPKGTKLIHQERAYTSPIWYTP